In Microbacterium binotii, one DNA window encodes the following:
- a CDS encoding pyridoxal phosphate-dependent aminotransferase, with the protein MPALSDHLRSVPPSGIRRIFEIALTLEDVTMLAVGEPDVPVAAHIIDAATRAWEADETDYVANAGIPALRKAFAERFTANHGAALSPERVWVTVGGTQALHQAMGLVLGPGDEVLVPDPGYTTFSMSPRMLSAVPVPYPLRPEADFLPELDRIEALITPRTRAIVVNSPSNPLGTVIDAELARGILELARRRDLWIISDEVYAELTWGEPHVSLTALDALSDEPRVLGVFSLSKSYAMTGVRVGFLITPLGMDQILRTVQEAMIACVAVPDQRAGVAALTGDQSNITLARAHYRQNLDAATALLDERGIAYRVPDGAFYLWIDLRHATGGDVGAWAEQFLRTQRVALAPGSAFGASGEGWVRVCAAASRGDLLHGLSLLPAP; encoded by the coding sequence GTGCCGGCCCTCAGCGACCATCTGCGATCCGTTCCTCCCAGCGGCATCCGTCGCATCTTCGAGATCGCGCTCACCCTCGAAGACGTCACCATGCTCGCGGTCGGCGAACCCGACGTCCCCGTGGCGGCGCACATCATCGATGCGGCCACGCGCGCGTGGGAGGCGGACGAGACCGACTACGTGGCCAATGCCGGCATCCCGGCGCTGCGCAAGGCGTTCGCCGAGCGCTTCACCGCCAACCACGGCGCCGCCCTGTCGCCGGAACGGGTCTGGGTCACCGTGGGTGGGACGCAGGCGCTGCATCAGGCGATGGGCCTGGTCCTCGGCCCGGGCGACGAGGTGCTCGTGCCTGATCCCGGATACACGACGTTCTCGATGAGTCCGCGGATGCTGAGCGCGGTACCGGTCCCGTACCCGCTGCGCCCGGAGGCCGACTTCCTGCCCGAGCTCGATCGCATCGAGGCCCTCATCACCCCGCGGACGCGGGCGATCGTGGTGAACTCGCCGTCGAACCCGCTCGGCACGGTCATCGATGCCGAGCTCGCACGGGGGATCCTCGAACTCGCGCGCCGCCGTGACCTGTGGATCATCAGCGACGAGGTCTACGCGGAGCTCACGTGGGGCGAGCCGCACGTGAGCCTGACGGCGCTCGACGCGCTGAGCGACGAGCCCCGGGTGCTGGGAGTGTTCTCCCTCTCGAAGTCGTACGCCATGACGGGGGTGCGGGTCGGCTTCCTCATCACCCCGCTCGGTATGGACCAGATCCTCCGGACGGTGCAGGAGGCCATGATCGCGTGTGTGGCCGTACCCGATCAGCGCGCGGGCGTGGCAGCGCTCACCGGCGACCAGAGCAACATCACCCTGGCCCGCGCCCACTATCGCCAGAACCTGGATGCGGCGACCGCGCTGCTCGACGAGCGGGGCATCGCCTATCGCGTGCCCGACGGCGCGTTCTACCTGTGGATCGATCTGCGCCACGCGACCGGCGGCGACGTCGGGGCGTGGGCGGAGCAGTTCCTGCGGACGCAGCGCGTCGCTCTCGCGCCCGGATCCGCCTTCGGTGCTTCGGGCGAGGGGTGGGTGCGCGTGTGCGCGGCCGCCTCGCGCGGCGACCTGCTCCACGGGCTGTCGCTGCTGCCCGCGCCCTGA
- a CDS encoding acyl-CoA dehydrogenase family protein has translation MTSLPGDTAAAYDVTGRLDTDYYAVFADIPAVDRAVWDRAKGYVDEVGDRMVAAWDDSSYPLDLVARLGELDLFNDGIEHPSLTHFSPLAAGLVNMEVSRGDGSLGTVIAVQGGLALRTLALFGSAAQQERWLEPLARGEVLGSFALTEPDHGSDSVSLETVARRDGDDWVLRGAKKWIGNGASGGITFVWARVDDAAADEHGAVRCFLVPQDTPGYTGTVIAGKASLRGIHQAHIALDDVRLPADAALPGTRSFKDASTVLYSTRSGVAWSALGHATACYEAALSYAQQRVQFGKPLVKFQMVQERLTQMLDELTAMQLYCRRMADLETAGALRPTQASLAKYHNTRAARRIAQTARDLMGGNGILLENRVIQHMADIEAIHTYEGTESVQALLIGRDVTGTGAFV, from the coding sequence ATGACCTCTCTGCCGGGCGACACCGCCGCCGCCTACGACGTGACCGGACGCCTGGACACCGACTACTACGCCGTGTTCGCCGACATCCCCGCCGTCGACCGCGCCGTCTGGGACCGCGCGAAGGGCTACGTCGACGAGGTCGGCGATCGCATGGTCGCCGCCTGGGACGACAGCTCCTACCCGCTGGATCTCGTCGCCCGTCTGGGAGAGCTCGATCTGTTCAACGACGGTATCGAGCACCCCTCCCTCACGCACTTCTCGCCGCTGGCCGCGGGCCTGGTCAACATGGAGGTGTCGCGGGGGGACGGATCGCTCGGCACGGTGATCGCGGTGCAGGGCGGTCTCGCCCTGCGCACCCTCGCCCTGTTCGGCTCCGCCGCGCAGCAGGAGCGGTGGCTCGAGCCGCTTGCGCGGGGCGAGGTGCTGGGCTCCTTCGCCCTGACCGAGCCCGACCACGGATCGGACTCCGTCTCGCTCGAGACCGTCGCCCGGCGTGACGGCGACGACTGGGTCCTGCGCGGCGCGAAGAAGTGGATCGGCAACGGAGCGTCCGGCGGCATCACGTTCGTCTGGGCACGCGTGGACGATGCCGCCGCCGACGAGCACGGCGCGGTGCGCTGCTTCCTGGTCCCGCAAGACACTCCGGGCTACACCGGCACGGTGATCGCCGGGAAGGCGTCGCTGCGCGGCATCCACCAGGCTCACATCGCGCTCGATGACGTGCGCCTGCCGGCGGATGCGGCGCTGCCCGGCACCCGGAGTTTCAAGGACGCGTCGACGGTGCTGTACTCCACCCGCTCCGGCGTGGCGTGGTCGGCACTCGGGCATGCCACGGCCTGCTACGAAGCCGCACTCTCCTACGCGCAGCAGCGCGTGCAGTTCGGCAAGCCCCTCGTGAAGTTCCAGATGGTGCAGGAGCGGCTCACGCAGATGCTCGACGAGCTGACGGCGATGCAGCTCTACTGCCGACGCATGGCGGATCTCGAGACCGCGGGCGCACTGCGGCCGACACAGGCCTCCCTCGCGAAGTATCACAACACCCGCGCCGCGCGCCGCATCGCCCAGACCGCACGCGACCTCATGGGCGGCAACGGCATCCTGCTTGAGAACCGCGTGATCCAGCACATGGCCGACATCGAGGCCATCCACACCTACGAGGGCACCGAGAGCGTGCAGGCCCTGCTGATCGGACGCGACGTCACGGGCACCGGCGCCTTCGTCTGA
- a CDS encoding AI-2E family transporter codes for MGLFRRAPQEVTLTSREVELTAHRAPWSLWGDAFGRLAIRGLQIIVIVAILAGAIWGIRQVTVVVIPLILALIFASAFAPVMTWMRRKGVPSILATLLTLLTVVVLLTGLGWIIVWAVRDQWDDLSSQAQGGFQQLLDWVHTLPFAPTSAQIDEWMGQLGDFVTSAQFGSGALAGVSAVASFVTGLVLMVVILFFFLKDGPRMWEFLLRPFHGTSYVRARRIGDKSVQVLGSYVRGTAAVAFVDAVGILIGLLILQVPLAIPLAVLVFLLAFIPIVGAVTAGALAALVALVANGPVIALIVVGVVIAVNQLEGNFLQPVLMGRSMKLHSFVVLVVLAGGTAIGGILGTLLAVPLTAVVWGIIQVWDGPDTPAKWARPKKREQRVAAGDATA; via the coding sequence ATGGGACTGTTCCGCCGCGCACCGCAGGAGGTGACGCTCACCTCCCGGGAGGTCGAGCTCACCGCACACCGGGCTCCGTGGAGCCTCTGGGGAGATGCGTTCGGGCGCCTCGCGATCCGCGGTCTGCAGATCATCGTGATCGTCGCGATCCTGGCCGGAGCCATCTGGGGCATCCGCCAGGTCACGGTCGTCGTCATCCCGCTCATCCTGGCCCTCATCTTCGCGTCGGCCTTCGCGCCGGTCATGACCTGGATGCGGCGCAAGGGCGTGCCCTCGATCCTGGCGACCCTCCTGACGCTGCTCACCGTCGTCGTGCTGCTCACCGGGCTCGGTTGGATCATCGTGTGGGCGGTACGCGACCAGTGGGACGACCTCTCGTCGCAGGCGCAGGGCGGCTTCCAGCAACTGCTCGACTGGGTCCACACGCTGCCGTTCGCCCCGACATCCGCGCAGATCGACGAGTGGATGGGGCAGCTCGGCGACTTCGTCACGAGTGCCCAGTTCGGCAGCGGCGCCCTCGCCGGCGTGAGCGCCGTCGCGAGCTTCGTCACCGGGTTGGTCCTGATGGTCGTGATCCTCTTCTTCTTCCTGAAGGACGGCCCGCGGATGTGGGAATTCCTGCTGCGCCCGTTCCACGGCACGTCCTATGTGCGTGCACGGCGCATCGGCGACAAGTCGGTACAGGTGCTCGGCTCATACGTGCGCGGCACGGCGGCGGTCGCCTTCGTCGATGCCGTCGGCATCCTCATCGGTCTGCTCATCCTGCAGGTGCCCCTCGCCATCCCGCTGGCGGTCCTGGTGTTCCTGCTCGCCTTCATCCCGATCGTCGGCGCCGTGACCGCCGGCGCACTGGCCGCTCTGGTGGCGCTCGTGGCCAACGGACCGGTCATCGCGCTGATCGTCGTGGGCGTCGTGATCGCGGTCAACCAGCTCGAGGGCAACTTCCTGCAGCCGGTGCTCATGGGCAGGTCGATGAAGCTGCACTCGTTCGTCGTCCTGGTCGTGCTGGCCGGCGGCACGGCGATCGGCGGCATCCTCGGCACACTGCTGGCCGTACCGCTGACCGCTGTCGTGTGGGGCATCATCCAGGTCTGGGACGGCCCCGACACCCCGGCGAAGTGGGCGAGACCCAAGAAGCGCGAGCAGCGCGTCGCGGCGGGCGACGCGACGGCCTGA
- a CDS encoding ATP-dependent DNA ligase, which translates to MLAKAVKDVPDAAGWSFEPKWDGFRVLAAWDGESVELGSRGAKPLTRYFPELVEALPRVLPEPCLIDGEIVIPTGPPGAQRLDWEALSQRIHPAASRVTKLADETPALLIAFDLLARGDRDLRDTPFAERRAELEDLLAGVEPPVHLTRTTADPATAQRWLAEFEGAGLDGVVAKRLDDAYQPNKRTMLKIKHARTADVVALGYRVHKSGVGVGSLLVGLYDHEGRLRNVGGVSAFTDARRRELVDELAPLVERDETGEAVTGETERSRFAASKDVSFVRLRPERVLEVRYDQLEGMRFRHTVQFERWRPDRETSSCTFSQLEQVSAYDLGDVLD; encoded by the coding sequence ATGCTCGCCAAGGCGGTCAAGGACGTCCCTGATGCGGCCGGCTGGAGCTTCGAGCCCAAGTGGGACGGCTTCCGAGTGCTCGCCGCGTGGGACGGGGAGAGCGTGGAGCTGGGATCGCGGGGCGCGAAGCCGCTCACCCGTTACTTCCCCGAGCTGGTGGAGGCGCTTCCTCGGGTGCTGCCCGAGCCGTGCCTCATCGACGGCGAGATCGTCATCCCGACCGGCCCCCCGGGCGCGCAGCGGCTGGACTGGGAGGCGCTGAGCCAACGCATCCACCCCGCAGCCTCCCGCGTCACGAAGTTGGCGGACGAGACGCCCGCCCTGCTCATCGCCTTCGACCTGCTGGCTCGCGGCGACCGCGATCTGCGCGACACACCGTTCGCCGAACGTCGCGCCGAGCTCGAGGACCTGTTGGCAGGTGTCGAGCCTCCCGTTCACCTGACCCGGACGACCGCCGATCCCGCGACCGCGCAACGCTGGCTCGCGGAGTTCGAGGGCGCGGGTCTGGACGGCGTCGTCGCCAAGCGCCTCGACGACGCCTACCAGCCGAACAAGCGCACGATGCTGAAGATCAAGCACGCCCGCACCGCCGACGTCGTCGCGCTCGGCTACCGCGTCCACAAGAGCGGCGTCGGCGTGGGCTCGCTGCTGGTGGGGCTCTACGACCACGAGGGACGCCTGCGCAATGTGGGCGGCGTGTCGGCGTTCACGGACGCGCGGCGCCGGGAGCTCGTCGACGAGCTGGCGCCGCTGGTCGAGCGCGACGAGACGGGTGAGGCGGTGACGGGCGAGACCGAGCGGTCGCGATTCGCCGCATCCAAGGACGTGTCGTTCGTGCGGCTGCGCCCGGAGCGGGTGCTCGAGGTGCGCTACGACCAGCTCGAGGGGATGCGGTTCCGCCACACCGTGCAGTTCGAGCGCTGGCGTCCCGACCGCGAAACGTCATCCTGCACCTTCTCGCAACTGGAGCAGGTCTCGGCGTACGACCTCGGCGACGTGCTGGACTGA
- the ligD gene encoding non-homologous end-joining DNA ligase, with the protein MASERTTVIVPGPDGDREISVSSPSREVWPAAGITKRDLVDYILAVSEPFLRANGHRPVSLERYRDGIDGESFFSKNPPKGTPDYVDAVTVTYNSGRSHPQVVLTEPAALVWAVQMNTVVFHPWASLAADPDRPVELRIDLDPQPGTDFSDAAAVAPLMREVLAEAGLDSWIKTSGNRGIHLFCPIEPTHEFLDVRHAAIAAGRELARRAPERVTMNWWKEERGQRIFVDFNQTNRDRTMAGAYSPRALPDATVATPITWDELPTVDPHAFTVRTVPRRLAEIGDPWEHIARNPGRIDTLLEWWQRDLDDGLGELPFPPEFPKMPGEPPRVQPSRARPEE; encoded by the coding sequence ATGGCGAGCGAACGCACCACGGTGATCGTCCCCGGGCCCGATGGCGACCGGGAGATCTCCGTCTCCAGTCCGTCCCGCGAGGTGTGGCCCGCCGCGGGCATCACCAAGCGCGACCTCGTCGACTACATCCTGGCCGTGTCCGAGCCGTTCCTGCGTGCGAACGGACATCGTCCGGTGTCGCTCGAGCGCTACCGCGACGGCATCGACGGCGAGTCCTTCTTCTCGAAGAACCCGCCCAAGGGCACCCCGGACTACGTCGACGCGGTGACCGTCACCTACAACAGCGGGCGCAGCCATCCGCAGGTCGTGCTCACCGAGCCCGCGGCACTGGTGTGGGCCGTGCAGATGAACACGGTGGTCTTCCACCCGTGGGCCTCGCTCGCCGCCGACCCCGACCGCCCCGTCGAGCTGCGAATCGATCTCGATCCTCAGCCGGGCACGGACTTCTCGGATGCGGCCGCCGTCGCTCCGCTCATGCGCGAGGTGCTCGCGGAGGCCGGTCTCGACTCCTGGATCAAGACGAGCGGCAACCGCGGCATCCACCTCTTCTGCCCGATCGAGCCCACGCACGAGTTCCTCGACGTGCGCCACGCCGCGATCGCCGCGGGTCGGGAGCTCGCCCGCCGCGCGCCGGAGCGGGTGACGATGAACTGGTGGAAGGAGGAGCGCGGGCAGCGCATCTTCGTGGACTTCAACCAGACCAATCGCGACCGGACGATGGCCGGCGCATACAGTCCTCGGGCGCTACCCGATGCGACGGTGGCGACCCCGATCACCTGGGACGAGCTGCCCACCGTCGACCCCCACGCCTTCACCGTGCGCACCGTGCCTCGCCGCCTCGCGGAGATCGGCGACCCGTGGGAGCACATCGCCCGCAATCCCGGACGTATCGACACACTGCTCGAGTGGTGGCAGCGCGACCTCGACGACGGCCTCGGCGAGCTGCCCTTCCCGCCCGAGTTCCCGAAGATGCCCGGAGAGCCGCCGCGGGTGCAGCCCAGCCGTGCGCGTCCGGAGGAGTGA
- a CDS encoding SseB family protein: MALFSRRPKPSEEPERDAAASAAAEATPDAPAENVPHVPISVSTFGENRTPDAAPAMPEGVSAMAAARPPHLASPAAEASKDLETVPGLRDNVLLRDALAALPEKAQPVELMNVARQLLQGHVYIRVQGDARELLAKGDNLPTSVITYQEQKYMLVYSSGRALQDAVRADGDASTSALAQPVISLLRQIVAGEFGGIAVDHASRPGSAILPKPLIEKALADLDPHLAVKTLLAADRTDETAGDVADALTYAPVWVAARRGEGDRIGIAELRTTEGERILELFSHPLELVALGRGDQPAKVTPEQLARALRSDDGISGVIVNPAGPWIRLSRAQLAPVLALGV; encoded by the coding sequence ATGGCACTCTTCTCGCGCCGACCCAAGCCCTCCGAAGAACCCGAACGGGATGCTGCCGCGTCCGCTGCGGCCGAGGCGACGCCGGACGCGCCGGCCGAGAACGTCCCTCACGTGCCGATCTCGGTCAGCACCTTCGGTGAGAACCGCACGCCGGACGCCGCCCCGGCCATGCCCGAGGGCGTCTCGGCCATGGCCGCCGCCAGGCCGCCGCACCTCGCCTCGCCCGCCGCGGAGGCATCGAAAGACCTCGAGACCGTGCCTGGCCTGCGCGACAACGTCCTGCTGCGCGACGCCCTCGCGGCGCTCCCCGAGAAGGCGCAGCCGGTCGAGCTCATGAACGTGGCGCGCCAGCTGCTGCAGGGGCACGTCTACATCCGCGTGCAGGGCGACGCCCGCGAGCTCCTCGCCAAGGGCGACAACCTGCCGACCTCGGTGATCACGTACCAGGAGCAGAAGTACATGCTCGTGTACTCCAGCGGCCGCGCGTTGCAGGATGCGGTGCGTGCCGACGGCGACGCGTCCACCTCGGCGCTGGCCCAGCCCGTCATCAGCCTGCTGCGCCAGATCGTCGCGGGCGAATTCGGCGGCATCGCCGTCGACCACGCGTCGCGCCCCGGCTCCGCCATCCTGCCCAAGCCCCTGATCGAGAAGGCCCTCGCCGATCTCGACCCACACCTGGCGGTGAAGACGCTGCTCGCCGCCGACCGCACCGACGAGACGGCCGGCGACGTCGCCGACGCGCTCACCTACGCGCCCGTCTGGGTCGCAGCCCGACGCGGCGAGGGCGACCGCATCGGCATCGCCGAACTCCGCACGACGGAGGGCGAGCGCATCCTCGAGCTCTTCTCCCACCCGCTGGAGCTCGTCGCTCTCGGCCGCGGAGACCAGCCGGCGAAGGTCACGCCCGAACAGCTCGCCCGCGCGCTACGCTCCGACGACGGCATCTCGGGCGTCATCGTGAACCCCGCCGGCCCGTGGATCCGTCTCAGCCGCGCGCAGCTCGCGCCGGTGCTCGCCCTCGGCGTCTGA
- a CDS encoding ATP-dependent helicase, with protein sequence MTDASTPLIIGGDGARPAGDSARPDADLLAGLNGPQREAVIYRGPALLIVAGAGSGKTRVLTHRIASLLRSREAWPSQILAITFTNKAAGEMRERVEQLVGDSARGMWISTFHSACVRILRREAQQFGFTSSFTIYDSGDSRALIKRLVKEHEADAFGLTPAAVQSRISKLKNELQDAEGYARQANMSDPAERVFVEVFGDYQRALRRANAFDFDDLIAQTVFLFRAFPQVADTYRRRFRHILVDEYQDTNHAQYSLIRELTRPVSGEGESYSAGGMMIFEPDKAPEVEAASLTVVGDSDQSIYAFRGADIRNISEFERDFPGAKVVLLEQNYRSTQNILSAANAVIRNNFDRQDKKLWTDVGAGELIVGFTGYSQHDEAQFVADEIEKIHRAGTAYSDIAVFYRTNSQSRALEEIFIRSALPYKIMGGTKFYERAEIKDALAYLIAVANPADEMAVRRILNKPRRGIGDVTETAIARFAEDNQITFREALASPEALGVGPKIQAAITQLDRVLTEATALLLPEGQDAPPTAVAEALSLLLSKSGYSDALRASRDPQDEARLENLDEFVAVAREFARNNPQGTISDFLTEVALVADADDLDDASGSVSLMTLHTAKGLEFDAVFLTGVEEDLIPHRISANEPGGPAEERRLFYVGVTRARKLLHLTLAMTRAQFGEVTVAMPSRFLQEIPAELIDWRQSPGDVNSRGGAQSRALNARRPGGWGSRRDDNPPLLPKSTSLERFANKIPAKVRDNSELELAAGDRIRHEDFGEGRIDAVTGEGAKRIAHVRFDSAGAKKLLIKIAPIEKI encoded by the coding sequence ATGACCGACGCCTCCACGCCCCTCATCATCGGCGGTGACGGCGCTCGCCCCGCCGGCGATTCCGCACGTCCCGACGCCGACCTCCTCGCCGGCCTCAACGGCCCGCAGCGGGAGGCCGTCATCTATCGCGGGCCGGCGCTGCTCATCGTCGCCGGTGCCGGCTCCGGCAAGACCCGCGTACTCACCCATCGCATCGCCTCGCTGCTGCGCTCGCGCGAAGCGTGGCCGAGCCAGATCCTCGCCATCACCTTCACGAACAAGGCGGCGGGGGAGATGCGCGAGCGCGTCGAACAGCTCGTGGGCGACAGCGCGCGCGGCATGTGGATCTCGACCTTCCACTCCGCCTGTGTCCGCATCCTCCGCCGTGAGGCGCAGCAGTTCGGGTTCACCAGCTCGTTCACGATCTACGATTCCGGCGACTCGCGGGCACTCATCAAGCGGCTCGTGAAAGAACACGAGGCCGACGCGTTCGGTCTCACCCCCGCCGCGGTCCAGAGCCGTATCTCCAAGCTCAAGAACGAGCTGCAGGATGCGGAGGGCTACGCGCGGCAGGCGAACATGAGCGACCCCGCCGAGCGGGTGTTCGTCGAAGTCTTCGGCGACTACCAGCGCGCCCTGCGCCGGGCCAACGCGTTCGACTTCGACGACCTCATCGCGCAGACCGTCTTCCTCTTCCGCGCGTTCCCGCAGGTGGCCGACACGTACCGCCGTCGGTTCCGCCACATCCTCGTCGACGAGTACCAGGACACCAACCACGCCCAGTACTCGCTCATCCGTGAGCTCACCCGACCCGTCTCGGGCGAGGGGGAGTCGTATTCCGCGGGCGGCATGATGATCTTCGAGCCCGACAAAGCCCCGGAGGTGGAGGCCGCATCCCTCACCGTGGTGGGCGACTCCGACCAGTCGATCTACGCCTTCCGCGGCGCCGACATCCGCAACATCAGCGAGTTCGAGCGCGACTTCCCCGGTGCGAAGGTCGTGCTGCTCGAGCAGAACTACCGCTCGACGCAGAACATCCTGTCGGCGGCCAACGCGGTCATCCGCAACAACTTCGACCGGCAGGACAAGAAGCTGTGGACGGACGTGGGTGCGGGCGAGCTCATCGTCGGCTTCACCGGCTACTCGCAGCACGACGAAGCGCAGTTCGTCGCCGACGAGATCGAGAAGATCCACCGGGCCGGCACGGCGTACTCCGACATCGCCGTCTTCTACCGCACTAACTCGCAGTCGCGCGCGCTGGAAGAGATCTTCATCCGCTCCGCCCTGCCGTACAAGATCATGGGCGGCACGAAGTTCTACGAGCGCGCCGAGATCAAGGACGCGCTCGCCTACCTGATCGCGGTGGCGAACCCCGCCGACGAGATGGCGGTGCGCCGCATCCTGAACAAGCCGCGTCGCGGCATCGGCGACGTGACCGAGACGGCCATCGCGCGCTTCGCGGAGGACAACCAGATCACGTTCCGTGAGGCGCTCGCCTCGCCGGAGGCGCTGGGTGTCGGGCCCAAGATCCAGGCGGCGATCACCCAGCTCGACCGCGTGCTCACCGAGGCGACGGCGCTGCTGCTGCCCGAGGGGCAGGATGCGCCGCCCACCGCCGTCGCCGAGGCGCTGTCGCTGTTGCTGAGCAAGAGCGGCTACTCGGACGCGCTGCGTGCCAGCCGCGACCCGCAGGATGAGGCCCGCCTCGAGAACCTCGACGAGTTCGTCGCCGTGGCGCGCGAGTTCGCCCGCAACAACCCGCAGGGCACGATCAGCGACTTCCTCACCGAGGTCGCGCTCGTCGCCGACGCCGATGACCTCGACGACGCATCGGGCTCCGTTTCGCTCATGACCCTGCACACCGCGAAGGGCCTCGAGTTCGACGCCGTCTTCCTCACCGGTGTCGAAGAAGACCTCATCCCGCACCGCATCTCGGCGAACGAGCCCGGCGGCCCCGCCGAAGAGCGTCGCCTGTTCTACGTGGGCGTCACTCGAGCGCGCAAGCTCCTGCACCTCACACTCGCGATGACCCGCGCGCAGTTCGGCGAGGTCACGGTAGCGATGCCGAGCCGCTTCCTGCAGGAGATCCCCGCCGAGCTCATCGACTGGCGCCAGTCTCCCGGCGACGTCAACTCGCGCGGCGGCGCACAGTCGCGAGCCCTCAACGCCCGACGCCCCGGCGGGTGGGGCTCGCGTCGCGACGACAACCCGCCGCTGCTGCCCAAGTCGACCTCGCTCGAGCGCTTCGCGAACAAGATCCCGGCGAAGGTGCGCGACAACAGCGAGCTCGAACTGGCGGCGGGCGACCGCATCCGGCACGAGGACTTCGGAGAGGGACGCATCGACGCGGTCACGGGCGAGGGGGCCAAGAGGATCGCGCACGTGCGCTTCGACAGTGCCGGAGCCAAGAAGCTGCTGATCAAGATCGCGCCGATCGAGAAGATCTGA
- the ykgO gene encoding type B 50S ribosomal protein L36, producing the protein MKVRASLKSLKNQPGAQVVRRRGKVFVINKLNPRFKGRQG; encoded by the coding sequence GTGAAAGTCCGTGCCTCGCTCAAGTCCCTGAAGAACCAGCCCGGCGCCCAGGTCGTGCGTCGGCGTGGCAAGGTGTTCGTCATCAACAAGCTCAACCCCCGCTTCAAGGGGAGGCAGGGCTGA
- a CDS encoding GTP-binding protein — protein MESIPVAITGVCAPERHLFAERAAAALGRRLVWAYGGPRHTSSHRPQGIWAGGGDQLALFDCATDLDPLHFSGAFDTPPALVCVIDAPHMVQDLRDGSTLRSDAPPGDDRGDHGARARQAAAFIESAHVIAFVNWEGVETARLAMLMALASHLNPLARIRLTRSPHEDVRAALATDTSTPVGERAGWVRMLNEEHDPHMTDRRVTTFRYEQLRPFHPERLVRALDEEIDARRWGLVLRSVGFCRLATRQGTLARWEQVGSAMWLDPLHTREAYSCIGQEIAVTGLDLHAGAVARALDDAALTDAEMDAGPEAWERFADPLPAWPVEA, from the coding sequence ATGGAATCGATCCCTGTCGCCATCACCGGGGTGTGCGCACCCGAACGCCACCTCTTCGCCGAACGTGCCGCCGCGGCTCTCGGCCGCCGCCTGGTCTGGGCCTACGGCGGCCCCCGGCACACGAGCTCGCACCGTCCGCAGGGAATCTGGGCCGGAGGGGGCGATCAGCTCGCCCTCTTCGACTGCGCCACCGACCTCGATCCGCTGCACTTCAGCGGCGCGTTCGACACCCCGCCCGCGCTGGTGTGCGTCATCGACGCGCCGCACATGGTCCAGGACCTGCGCGACGGTTCCACCCTGCGCTCGGACGCCCCGCCCGGCGACGACCGCGGCGACCACGGCGCCCGCGCGCGGCAGGCGGCGGCGTTCATCGAGAGCGCGCACGTCATCGCGTTCGTCAACTGGGAGGGCGTCGAGACGGCGAGGCTCGCGATGCTCATGGCGCTCGCCTCGCATCTGAATCCCCTCGCCCGCATCCGGCTCACGCGCAGCCCGCACGAGGACGTCCGCGCGGCGCTCGCAACGGACACCTCGACCCCCGTCGGTGAGCGCGCCGGATGGGTGCGGATGCTGAACGAGGAACACGATCCGCACATGACGGATCGTCGCGTGACGACCTTCCGCTACGAGCAGCTCCGACCCTTCCACCCGGAGCGCCTCGTGCGCGCCCTCGACGAGGAGATCGACGCGCGCCGGTGGGGACTCGTGCTGCGCTCGGTCGGCTTCTGCCGCCTGGCGACCCGCCAGGGCACGCTCGCGCGCTGGGAGCAGGTCGGCTCCGCCATGTGGCTCGACCCGCTCCACACGCGCGAGGCCTACAGCTGCATCGGGCAGGAGATCGCCGTCACCGGGCTCGATCTGCACGCGGGGGCGGTCGCCCGGGCTCTCGATGACGCCGCCCTGACGGATGCGGAGATGGATGCCGGCCCCGAGGCCTGGGAGCGGTTCGCCGACCCGCTGCCGGCCTGGCCCGTCGAAGCCTGA